A section of the Saccharopolyspora gregorii genome encodes:
- a CDS encoding ABC transporter permease, whose translation MTATAPAEVAEAPKARRSAPLGRVLFAEFRWVLRRPRNLLALLMLAGLPVLIGVGIALTGGPGGGGGPSVLSAVAGNGLVLPVASIVLAQTMLLPLVVAMVAADAIAGEASHGTLRGLLIAPIGRVRLVGVKAAGVLLMVLLSVLVLAVSGLLTGLIIVGGDGLVTLSGTTLSIGAALVRILLAVLWCAAQMAAVGAVALALSSLTEHPLVVMTGTMAGLIVFGVLGTVPSLEWMRPLLITTDWSAVIDVLRDPIFTDTLSTGLLRAGCYLAIGLSATVLRMVTRDV comes from the coding sequence CGCCACCGCACCGGCCGAGGTGGCCGAGGCGCCGAAGGCGCGCCGCTCGGCACCGCTGGGGCGGGTGCTGTTCGCGGAGTTCCGCTGGGTGCTGCGGCGACCGCGGAACCTGCTCGCACTGCTGATGCTGGCGGGGCTGCCGGTGCTGATCGGCGTGGGCATCGCGTTGACCGGCGGGCCCGGTGGTGGCGGCGGGCCGTCGGTGTTGAGCGCGGTCGCGGGCAACGGGCTGGTGCTGCCGGTGGCGAGCATCGTGCTGGCGCAGACGATGCTGCTGCCGCTGGTGGTGGCGATGGTCGCGGCGGACGCGATCGCGGGCGAGGCTTCGCACGGCACGCTGCGAGGGCTGCTGATCGCGCCGATCGGCCGGGTCCGCTTGGTGGGTGTGAAAGCGGCGGGCGTGCTGCTGATGGTGCTGCTGTCGGTGCTCGTGCTGGCGGTCAGCGGCCTGCTCACCGGTTTGATCATCGTCGGCGGTGACGGCCTGGTGACGTTGTCCGGCACCACGCTGTCGATCGGGGCGGCGCTGGTGCGCATCCTGCTGGCGGTGCTGTGGTGTGCGGCGCAGATGGCTGCGGTCGGGGCGGTGGCGTTGGCGCTGTCCTCGTTGACCGAGCACCCGCTGGTGGTGATGACCGGGACGATGGCGGGGCTGATCGTGTTCGGCGTGCTGGGGACCGTGCCTTCGCTGGAGTGGATGCGTCCGCTGCTGATCACCACCGACTGGTCGGCCGTGATCGACGTGCTGCGGGACCCGATCTTCACGGACACGTTGTCCACGGGACTGCTGCGCGCGGGGTGCTACCTGGCCATCGGCCTCTCGGCGACGGTGCTGCGCATGGTCACCCGGGACGTCTGA
- a CDS encoding ABC transporter ATP-binding protein, whose amino-acid sequence MGLEVQGLTVRFGDTTAVRDVRLSVLDGEVLALLGPSGCGKSTLLRAVAGLERPTAGEVRWNGRDLASVPVHRRRFGLVFQDGQLFPHRNVAGNVGFGPRMRGVGGAERTARVAELLELVGLAGYEDRRVTDLSGGEAQRVALARALAADPELLLLDEPLSALDRMLRERLAVDLAALLGRGDSTALVVTHDHDEAFTLADRVAVMSRGTILQADTPDLLWRHPADEEVAAFLGCTTFLPAEVRDGVATCALGTVDVTAKDGPARLGLRAAGVRARGTRPGNPDATGPLGEVRERVHRHDHVRLAVAVPELGQVEAVAHIADAPAVGDEVGLRLDPDGVALVGGD is encoded by the coding sequence ATGGGGCTGGAAGTGCAAGGGCTCACCGTCCGCTTCGGCGACACCACGGCGGTGCGCGACGTGCGGCTCTCCGTGCTGGACGGCGAAGTGCTGGCGCTGCTCGGACCGTCCGGCTGCGGGAAGTCGACCCTGCTGCGAGCGGTCGCCGGGCTCGAACGGCCCACCGCGGGCGAGGTGCGGTGGAACGGGCGGGACCTCGCCTCGGTGCCGGTGCACCGCCGCCGGTTCGGGCTGGTCTTCCAGGACGGGCAGCTGTTCCCGCACCGGAACGTGGCGGGCAACGTGGGGTTCGGGCCGCGGATGCGCGGCGTCGGCGGTGCGGAGCGAACGGCGCGCGTCGCCGAGCTGCTGGAGCTGGTCGGGCTGGCCGGCTACGAGGACCGCCGGGTCACCGACCTGTCCGGAGGCGAGGCGCAGCGGGTCGCGCTGGCCCGCGCGCTCGCCGCCGATCCGGAGCTCCTGCTGCTGGACGAACCGCTCTCCGCGCTGGACCGGATGCTGCGGGAACGGCTCGCGGTGGACCTGGCGGCGCTGCTCGGCCGCGGCGACTCGACCGCACTCGTCGTCACGCACGACCACGACGAGGCGTTCACCCTCGCCGACCGGGTCGCCGTGATGTCCCGCGGCACGATCTTGCAGGCCGACACTCCCGACCTGTTGTGGCGGCACCCGGCGGACGAGGAGGTGGCCGCGTTCCTCGGCTGCACCACGTTCCTGCCCGCGGAGGTCCGCGACGGCGTGGCGACGTGCGCGCTGGGCACCGTCGACGTGACCGCGAAGGACGGTCCGGCGCGGCTCGGGCTGCGCGCCGCCGGGGTTCGCGCCCGGGGCACCCGGCCCGGAAATCCCGATGCGACGGGTCCGCTGGGGGAGGTGCGGGAACGCGTGCACCGGCACGACCACGTCCGGCTCGCGGTCGCCGTACCGGAACTCGGTCAGGTGGAGGCCGTCGCGCACATCGCCGACGCCCCCGCGGTCGGCGACGAGGTCGGACTGCGCCTCGATCCCGACGGCGTCGCGCTCGTCGGTGGCGACTGA
- a CDS encoding ABC transporter permease gives MTGELRRRVAVALAAAVVLGFLGVFFAWPVAAIIGLGVRGDVGAVLAEPATWRLVGFTLGQAAASTAVALLCGLPLAYVLARLVLPGTGLLRVAVTVPFVLPTIVVGMAFRALFGADGGVLPIVLANAFFNVAVVARTVSGLWGHLDRRMEDAARSLGAGRLRTFTSVTLPALLPALGSAAAVVFLFSATSFGVVLVLGGGRLRTLETEIYLRTVQLLDLPGAAALSLLQLVAVVAALLVATIARRRRETALRLRAPATTARPPQGAEWWIVGLAGAVLCGLLAPIASLLVRSVSTRDGWGLAGYRALLGTGQPGTLEVTGLEAALNSVRTAVDATWMALLLGLLASFVLVAVRRRFVAESLDLALMLPLGVSAVTVGFGYLITLGSLPGELRTSPLLVPFAQALVVTPLVIRTVLPVLRAIDDRLRQAAATLGAGPWRVRREIDFPLAVRSVLAAAGFGFVVALGEFGATSFLARPDAPTLPVAIARLLGRPGELNSQLAYAACALLMVVTVLGVVLIERLRVGTDAVEDF, from the coding sequence ATGACCGGCGAACTCCGCCGCCGGGTTGCGGTGGCGCTGGCCGCGGCGGTCGTCCTCGGCTTCCTCGGGGTCTTCTTCGCCTGGCCCGTCGCGGCGATCATCGGGCTGGGCGTGCGCGGCGACGTCGGAGCGGTGCTCGCCGAGCCGGCCACCTGGCGGCTCGTCGGCTTCACCCTCGGGCAGGCCGCCGCGTCCACCGCGGTCGCGCTGCTCTGCGGGCTGCCGCTCGCCTACGTGCTCGCCAGGCTCGTCCTGCCCGGTACAGGGCTGCTGCGGGTCGCGGTGACCGTGCCGTTCGTGCTGCCGACGATCGTCGTGGGCATGGCCTTCCGCGCGTTGTTCGGCGCCGACGGGGGAGTGCTGCCGATCGTGCTGGCCAACGCGTTCTTCAACGTCGCCGTCGTCGCGCGCACCGTCAGCGGGTTGTGGGGGCACCTGGACCGGCGGATGGAGGACGCCGCCCGATCGCTGGGAGCCGGGCGGCTGCGCACCTTCACCTCGGTGACGCTGCCCGCGTTGCTGCCCGCGCTCGGATCGGCGGCGGCCGTCGTGTTCCTGTTCAGCGCCACCAGCTTCGGGGTGGTGCTGGTGCTCGGCGGCGGTCGGCTGCGCACCCTGGAGACGGAGATCTACCTGCGCACCGTGCAGCTGCTGGACCTGCCCGGCGCCGCGGCGCTGTCCCTGCTGCAGCTGGTCGCCGTCGTCGCCGCCCTGCTCGTGGCCACCATCGCGCGCCGCCGCCGGGAGACCGCGCTGCGGCTGCGCGCGCCCGCGACCACCGCCCGGCCGCCGCAAGGCGCCGAGTGGTGGATCGTCGGGCTCGCCGGTGCGGTGCTGTGCGGGCTGCTCGCGCCGATCGCCTCCCTGCTGGTGCGGTCGGTGTCCACCAGGGACGGGTGGGGCCTCGCGGGCTACCGCGCGCTGCTGGGCACCGGGCAGCCCGGGACCCTGGAGGTCACCGGGCTCGAAGCCGCGCTGAACTCGGTGCGCACCGCGGTCGACGCCACCTGGATGGCGCTGCTGCTCGGGCTGCTCGCCTCGTTCGTGCTCGTCGCCGTGCGCCGCAGGTTCGTCGCGGAGAGCCTCGACCTCGCGCTGATGCTGCCGCTGGGGGTGTCCGCGGTGACGGTCGGCTTCGGCTACCTGATCACGCTCGGCTCGCTGCCCGGCGAGCTGCGCACCTCGCCGCTGCTCGTGCCGTTCGCGCAGGCCCTGGTGGTGACACCGCTGGTGATCCGCACCGTGCTGCCGGTGCTGCGGGCCATCGACGACCGGCTGCGGCAGGCCGCGGCGACGCTCGGCGCCGGACCGTGGCGGGTGCGCCGCGAGATCGACTTTCCGCTGGCGGTGCGCTCGGTGCTGGCCGCCGCCGGATTCGGTTTCGTCGTGGCGCTCGGGGAGTTCGGCGCCACCAGCTTCCTCGCCCGGCCCGACGCGCCGACGCTGCCGGTGGCCATCGCGCGGCTGCTCGGCAGGCCGGGCGAGCTCAACTCGCAACTCGCCTACGCCGCCTGCGCGCTGCTGATGGTCGTCACCGTGCTCGGCGTGGTGCTCATCGAGCGGCTGCGGGTGGGCACCGACGCCGTGGAGGACTTCTGA
- a CDS encoding thiamine ABC transporter substrate-binding protein → MNPLLRWAAALAAAALTTGCSLIGSSGEDTAARTVTLVAHDSFVADPALLADFEKRSGIHLEIRNSGDAGELTNKLALSKAAPLGDVAYGVDSTFASRALRADVFAPYRPAAADRGPQRYAQDQQNRLTAVDVADVCLNIDTAWFAAHRLPEPTTLRDLTDPRYRDLTSMPDPTTSSPGLAFLLGTIDAFGEPGWQDYWRALDANGVRLSSGWEEAYNQDFSGSTGQGPRPIVLSYASSPAAEVDENGAPRTKALLDTCYRQVEYAGVLTGAKDPQAAREVVDFLLSSEFQGQVADQMYVYPAVDGVPLPEGWAASAPLPPRPAELPADEVENNRDRWVEQWRTLVRG, encoded by the coding sequence TTGAACCCCTTACTGCGCTGGGCCGCGGCACTCGCCGCCGCCGCGCTCACCACCGGATGTTCGCTCATCGGGAGCTCCGGCGAGGACACCGCGGCGCGCACCGTCACCCTCGTCGCGCACGACTCGTTCGTCGCCGACCCGGCGCTGCTCGCCGACTTCGAGAAGCGCAGCGGCATCCACCTGGAGATCCGCAACAGCGGTGACGCCGGAGAGCTGACCAACAAGCTGGCGCTGTCCAAGGCGGCACCGCTCGGCGACGTCGCCTACGGCGTGGACTCCACCTTCGCCTCCCGCGCGCTGCGCGCCGACGTGTTCGCCCCGTACCGGCCCGCCGCCGCCGACCGCGGACCGCAGCGCTACGCCCAGGACCAGCAGAACCGGCTCACCGCCGTCGACGTCGCCGACGTGTGCCTGAACATCGACACCGCCTGGTTCGCCGCGCACCGGCTGCCGGAGCCGACGACGCTGCGCGACCTCACCGATCCCCGCTACCGAGACCTGACCTCGATGCCGGACCCGACGACGTCCTCCCCTGGCTTGGCGTTCCTGCTCGGCACCATCGACGCCTTCGGCGAGCCCGGTTGGCAGGACTACTGGCGCGCCCTCGACGCCAACGGCGTGCGGCTGTCCTCCGGCTGGGAAGAGGCCTACAACCAGGACTTCTCCGGTTCCACCGGCCAGGGGCCGCGACCGATCGTGCTGTCCTACGCGTCCTCGCCCGCCGCCGAGGTCGACGAGAACGGTGCGCCGCGCACCAAGGCCCTGCTCGACACCTGCTACCGGCAGGTCGAGTACGCGGGCGTGCTCACCGGCGCGAAGGACCCGCAGGCGGCGCGGGAAGTGGTGGACTTCCTGCTCTCGTCCGAGTTCCAAGGTCAGGTCGCCGACCAGATGTACGTGTACCCCGCGGTCGACGGGGTGCCGCTGCCCGAAGGCTGGGCGGCCAGCGCGCCGCTGCCGCCGCGGCCCGCGGAACTGCCCGCCGACGAGGTGGAGAACAACCGGGACCGGTGGGTCGAGCAGTGGCGGACGCTGGTCCGGGGATGA